The Sorex araneus isolate mSorAra2 chromosome X, mSorAra2.pri, whole genome shotgun sequence DNA segment gccttttctattttttcctcacCTTAACCTTTCaatctgtttctgtctcttcctcACTCCTCATTCCCCTTTTGCATGGTTCTCattctcttatttcttctctttctcatcttttccGTTTCTCTCTCAATTTCTATCCATGTATGTCTTTACTACCATTTTATCTTGGCTCTATTCTCTCTTACTCTGTCTTGGttcttctgtgtgtttctctcttgTCACCTCTGTCTCTTTATATCCGTgtcttcctcattctccatatTTGCAGGTGCGACCTGGCAAGACAACTGATGGAGTCTCCCAGGGCCCATTGGCTACCAAACTGGCTGATGCCATAGGGTTGGGAGCAGCTCCCGCCCCTCACTATGGCCAACACTACTGGAGAGCCCGAGGAGGTGAGCGGTGCACTGCCCCCACCATCAGCATCAGCTTATGTGAAGCTGGTACTGCTGGGACTGATCATGTGTGTAAGCCTAGTGGGCAACGCCATCCTGTCTTTGCTGGTGCTCAAGGAGCGTGCCCTGCACAAGGCTCCTTACTACTTTCTGTTGGACCTGTGCCTAGCTGACGGCATACGCTCTGCTGTCTGCTTTCCCTTTGTGCTGGCTTCTGTGCGCCACGGCTCCTCCTGGACCTTCAGTGCGCTCAGCTGCAAGATTGTGGCCTTTATGGCCGTGCTCTTTTGCTTCCATGCAGCCTTCATGCTGTTCTGCATCAGTGTCACTCGCTATATGGCCATTGCCCACCACCGCTTCTACGCCAAGCGCATGACACTCTGGACATGCGCGGCTGTCATCTGCATGGCCTGGACCCTTTCTGTGGCCATGGCCTTCCCACCCGTCTTCGATGTGGGCACCTACAAGTTTATTCGTGAAGAGGATCAATGCATCTTTGAGCATCGCTACTTCAAGGCCAATGATACACTGGGCTTCATGCTTATGTTAGCTGTGCTCATGGCAGCCACACATGCTGTCTATGGCAAGTTGCTCCTCTTCGAATATCGACACCGCAAGATGAAACCAGTGCAAATGGTGCCAGCCATCAGTCAGAACTGGACATTCCATGGCCCTGGGGCCACTGGCCAAGCTGCTGCCAACTGGATCGCTGGCTTTGGCCGTGGGCCCATGCCACCAACCCTGCTGGGTATCCGGCAGAATGGGCACACAGCTAGTCGGCGGCTCCTGGGCATGGACGAGGTTAAGGGTGAAAAGCAGCTGGGCCGCATGTTCTACACGATCACACTGCTCTTCTTGCTTCTCTGGTCACCCTACATTGTGGCCTGCTACTGGCGAGTATTTGTGAAAGCCTGCACCGTGCCCCACCGTTATCTGGCCACTGCTGTTTGGATGAGCTTTGCCCAGGCTGCCGTCAACCCGATAGTCTGCTTCCTGCTCAACAAGGACCTCAAGAAGTGCCTGAGGACTCATGCCCCTTGCTGGGGCACAGGAGGTGCCCCAGCTCCCAGAGAACCCTACTGTGTCATGTGAAGCAGGCTGGTAGGCagacaggcagggagagggtcaTAGTCACTATGACTGGGTTAACAGAAAATGAGAGGTGGGGGCCCATACAGGAGCCTTTCTTTCTgatctcctgccccagcccctcaaacCATCTGGAGTCTAGATACCTTTGTCAATACCATCCCAGAGCTAGATACTAGGTGAGGGACTCAGAAAGAAAGTATTTCTAGTTCTGTGAAGCCTATCTCCTCCACCTCTTCTACTTCTAtaatctcttctctcctccctctttttctctctcgtgacaattcagaaaaagaaaacaaaacagcaaaactgaAAATGCAGGTTTTTCTACCCACAACTGAGGAGACAGGTTTTCCTGCTTTAATGTCTCTCCTTTTGACATTGTCCAGGAGGGGGAAATTTGTCCTGTAAAATAGATTTCCAGGGCTCTTGTTGCCTCCCCCAACCTTTCTCCCATGCACCCTCCCCTTCCAAGTTCTTTTAAGAAGGCCTGAATATTTAGAGAGAAATGGATCTTCTGACAAAAGGACCAAGGTGGGTGTTGGGTCCCCAGGAACAGAAATGCTTAATTGCTGTTATGTGCAATGTGTTTTAGGCAAATCCTGGTACCAAGTccagtctcctcctcctccccatcatGTCCAGACTTCCCAAGTGTTTCTTGCGCATCTGTTTGAGAAGattggaggggagggaaaagaacCCCTGGGAAGGGCTCAGGCTAAGTGAAAAATGGGATGTGAGCTGAAGATACCCAATCTTGACTGCAATCTTGAACTGCCTCCTGGATCCCTGGCCCCAACTCTTCTTCCTGAAGATGGAAATGTACTTCAGCCCCATTAGAGCTAATGTGGGTACTGTATAGGCAAGAGCAATGTCCCTCTCCCAAGGAAGAATAGAGAGAAATCTGAATTATCCAGAGTAGCTGGATCCCTGATTCTGGAGTCAGAGTGGAGCTCAACCCCAGAATAATCTCTTGGGTTCATTACTACTCTCCTGAAGAAGAAAATACTTTTGGGGCCTTGATAATTCATAGTGGTACACACTTGAAGGTGGTATATATAAAAATGGTGGACGAGTCCTTTCCCATATGATCTCCTTTTTTGTCCTCTACAAGCCTCACGGGCCTCAAGCCCCTCTTTAATTTTCCTTGGCCTTCTGGGCCCTCATGCCCAAACTTCTTTCCTCCCAACAATCATTCTCCCCTTCCAATTCCCCAGGTGGGGAGGTGGAAGATCACAAGCAAGCCTCCCTCCAGGGCAGAATTCACTGTGGGTTCACATCAAGGCCAGTTCATGTGAATTGGTGAGTCAAGCTGGCATTCCTTTGTTGACCTTCTCCAGGTTCTTTGGCTCCTTCTCATTTCCTGGGGCAAAGGAAGATGTGTATTTGTCCACCACACTCTCCTCTCCTAAGGCCTGACCTAAGCTCCCTTCCTTCCCCAAGACAGCCCCAGAACTGAGGAAGACTTGACTCAAGAGGAATGAGAAGGGCACTCTGGGCAGAAGAGCCATTAAATGAACCTGGCTGTGGAGTGGCCGACAGAATAGGGATGAGGGTACCTGTTCTCTCAGTGATAGTGATGGGGGTTCCTttcccaggggtggggtggggggaaatcacAGGGATGGGGGTAGATAGGGTACATTCAGGAGGGGTTTCCTCCGTTTCTTTTTTCTAACTGCCTGGATTCACCGTTGGATTTTtgtaaatggaaaacaaatgaacaatgCTATATTGgatgttttctctttctgactgtatg contains these protein-coding regions:
- the GPR173 gene encoding probable G-protein coupled receptor 173 translates to MANTTGEPEEVSGALPPPSASAYVKLVLLGLIMCVSLVGNAILSLLVLKERALHKAPYYFLLDLCLADGIRSAVCFPFVLASVRHGSSWTFSALSCKIVAFMAVLFCFHAAFMLFCISVTRYMAIAHHRFYAKRMTLWTCAAVICMAWTLSVAMAFPPVFDVGTYKFIREEDQCIFEHRYFKANDTLGFMLMLAVLMAATHAVYGKLLLFEYRHRKMKPVQMVPAISQNWTFHGPGATGQAAANWIAGFGRGPMPPTLLGIRQNGHTASRRLLGMDEVKGEKQLGRMFYTITLLFLLLWSPYIVACYWRVFVKACTVPHRYLATAVWMSFAQAAVNPIVCFLLNKDLKKCLRTHAPCWGTGGAPAPREPYCVM